The window AACCAGAGCGTCAATCAATCGACCAGCGACTGGCTGCTGCTGGCGGAAGCGGGTGAAGAGTTCACGGCTGCCGGCCTGTTGCGTGCCAGCCTGGAATTGATGGCGGCGCCAGGTGTGCGTGCGGTGGCCACGGATGAAATCCAGCGCCAGGAAAATGGTGCGCTGGTAAATATGTTCCGCCCGGGCTTCAACCTGGATCTGCTGCAGAGCGTTCCGTCACTGATGGCGCGGCACTGGTTGATTCGTCGCGAAGTGCTGACTGAACTCGGTGGCTATCAGGTCGATTTCAGCAAGGCGCTGGAACTCGATGTGCTGCTGCGCATCATCGAGCAGGGCGGCCTCGACGGCCTGGCCCATCTCGACGAACCGTTGCTGATCACCCGCGCGCCGGAACTGACAGAAAATGCTCACGAGCGGCAGGCGCTGCTGCGCCATTTGGGTAATCGCGGTTACAAGGCTCAGGTCACCTCGACGCAGCCTGGCACCTGGCAGATCGACTATCGCCATGCCGAGCGGCCGCTGGTCTCGGTGATCGTGCCTGCCGGCGACGATCTTGGCGCCTTGCAACGCTGCCTGGATGGCGTGCTGCTCAGAACCCGTTACACCCGCTATGAGCTGTTGATTGCGGTCAACCCGAACCAGTCGGCCGAGATCAATGACTGGTTGGGAACGCTGCGCAACGCCAAGGTGCAGGTGCTGCATGCAGATCGCCCGCTTGATCAAGTGGCGCTGTACAACGCGGCCAGCCAGCAGGCGCAGGGCGAATATCTGGTGCTGCTGGCCACCGACAGTGAAGTGGTCAACCCGAACTGGATCGAGTCGTTGCTCAATCACGCCCAGCGTCCTGAGGTCGGCATCGTCGGTGCCAAACTGGTGGACCGCGACGGCAAGATCTCCCAGGCAGGTTTGATTCTCGGGTTGAACGGCGGGGTGGCTTCGGCCTTCATCGGCGAGAAACACGCGAGCGAAGGTTACATGCAGCGCCTGGCGGTCGAGCAGAACTATTCGGCTGTGTCGAAGGTGTGCCTGATGGTGCGCAAAGAATTGTTCAACGCACTGGGTGGCCTGGACGAAGTGACCTTCGCCGACGGCTTCAGCGATGTTGATCTGTGTCTCAAGGCCGGGCAGGCCGGTTACCTCACGGTGTGGACGCCGCTGGTGCAGGTATTGCACACCGGCGAGTTGCCGCAAGCCCCTGACGCATTGTCTGCATTGCGTGAGAAGTGGAGCGCGGCCTTTGCACAGGATCCGGCGTACAACGCCAACCTGGCGCTGACCGGCAAAGGTTTTACCCTGGGTGAAAGTGCCCCGATCAATTGGGCGCAATTGCTCGGCTAAGCCTTGCGAACAGGACACAGGAATTCAGATATGTTCAACGGCAAATCAATCTTCATCTCCGGCGGCACCGGCTCGTTCGGGCGCAAATTCATCGCCCGTCTGCTGGAGCAATACCAGCCCAAGCGCGTGGTGGTGTTCTCCCGTGACGAGTTGAAGCAGTACGAAATGCAGCAGACGTTCAACGCACCGTGCATGCGCTATTTCATTGGTGATGTGCGCGATGCCGAGCGCTTGCGTCAGGCCATGCGCGGCATCGACTACGTGGTACATGCCGCTGCGTTGAAGCAGGTGCCGGCGGCGGAATACAACCCGACCGAATGCATCCGCACCAACGTCAATGGCGCGGAGAACATCATTGCCGCCGCCATCGACAACGGCGTGAAAAAGGTTGTGGCGTTGTCTACCGACAAAGCGGCCAGCCCGATCAACCTGTACGGTGCGACCAAGTTGCTCTCGGACAAATTGTTCGTCGCCGCCAACAACATTGCCGGCGAGCAGGAAACCCGTTTTGCCGTTGTGCGCTATGGCAATGTGGCCGGCTCGCGGGGTTCGGTGGTGCCGTTCTTCAGCAAGCTGATCGCCGACGGCGCAGAGCAGTTGCCGATCACTGACGAGCGCATGACGCGGTTCTGGATCACCCTCGACCACGGCGTGCAGTTCGTGCTCGACAGCTTCGCGCGGATGCACGGTGGTGAAGTGTTCGTGCCGAAGATCCCGTCGATCCGCATCGTCGATCTGGCGCACGGCATGGCTGAACATCTGCCGCACAAGAACGTCGGCATTCGTCCCGGCGAAAAACTCCATGAGTTGATGGTGCCGCTGGACGATGCGCGGATGACCCTTGAGTTTGCGGATCACTACACCATCCAGCCATCGATTCGCTTTACCAGTGTCGATGTCGATTTTGCCGTCGACAAACTCGGCGAACGGGGTCATGCCGTGAGCGAAGATTTCGAATATCGCTCCGACACCAATCCGCATTTCCTCTCGGTCGGGCAGATCGCCGACCTGCACGCGAAGCTCTCGGCATGATCCCCTACGGTCGGCAAAGCCTCGATCAGGCAGACATCGATGCCGTCGTCGAAGTGCTGCAGTCGGACTGGCTGACCCAGGGGCCGAGCATCGAGCGTTTCGAGCAGGCCATGGCCGAGCGTTGCCAGGCCGATTACGCCGTCGCGGTGAGCAACGCCACGGCGGCTCTGCACATTGCCTGCCTGGCGGCTGGCTTGGGGCCGGGTGATCGGTTGTGGACGACGCCGAACACCTTTCTCGCGTCGGCCAATTGTGGGCGGTACTGCGGGGCTGAAGTTGATTTCGTCGACATCGATCCACTGACCTGGAACCTCGACGTTGTCGCCCTCCAGGCGAAGCTCGAGCAGGCCGAGCACGACGGCACATTACCGAAAGTCCTGATCGCGGTGGCGTTCTCCGGGCAGAGCTGCGATATGCGCAAGATTGCCGAACTGGCCGAGCGCTACAACTTCACCGTGATCGAGGATGCCTCGCACGCGGTGGGCGCCAGCTACGCCGGGCGTCCGGTGGGTTGCGGTGAATTTGCGGCGATGACCGTATTCAGTTTTCACCCGGTGAAGATCATCACCTCGGGAGAGGGCGGCATGGTGCTGACCAATCGTGCGCAGTTGGCCGAGCGCTTGCAGCGTCTGCGCAGCCACGGCATGACCCGTGATCCGCAGCAGATGACCGAGCCCAGCCACGGTCCCTGGTATTACCAGCAGATCGAGCTGGGTTTCAATTACCGGATCACCGATTTGCAGGCTGCGCTGGGCCTGTCGCAACTGGCCAAGCTGGACGACTTCATCGCGCGTCGTCGTGAACTGGCGGCGCGCTATGAGCGTTTGCTGGCCTATCTGCCGCTGACCTTGCCCAGTGCGCAGCCGGAGGCGGAGTCGGCGTGGCATCTGTACGTGGTGCGACTGCAGACCGAGCGCGTCGGCCTGACGCATCGGCAGGTATTCGAAGGTTTGCGTGCAGCCGGTATCGGGGTGAATCTTCACTATATTCCCGTGCATTTGCAGCCGTACTATCGCGACCTGGGTTTTGCCGAGGGCGACTTCCCCGAAGCCGAGCGTTATTACGCCGAGGCGATCAGCCTGCCGCTGTATCCGTTGCTCAGCGAGGAACAGCAGGACCATGTGATCGAGCAGTTACGTCGGCTGACCGAATAAATCCCGCTGCGGCGGTGGATGGGGCTGTGCAATGCGTGAGCTGAGTGAGCAGGAAAAATTCTGGCAGGGCGATTTCGGCAATCAGTACGTTGACCGCAACATCGGTAAGCCACTGGTGGCGGCCAATCTGGCGCTGTTCGACAGGGCTCTGACCCGCGCCGCACGCATCGCCAGCGTGGTGGAACTGGGCACCAATGCCGGCAACAACCTGCAGGCGTTGCATCAATTGCTGCCGCAAAGTGAACTGTTCGGGGTCGAGATCAATGAATGCGCCTGCGCCCAGGCGCGGGCGTTGGACATTGCGCAGATCTGGCACGGCTCGCTGTTCGACTTTCCCCGCGAGCGCACCTACGACCTGAGCCTGACCAAAGGCGTGCTGATCCATCTGGCGCCGGAGCTTTTGGCGAGCGCGTATGCGCAGTTGTATGCTCTGAGCCGGCGCTACATCCTGATCGCAGAGTATTACAGTCCGGTCCCGATGGAAGTGTCCTATCGCGGCAACAGCGGCAAACTGTTCAAACGCGATTTTGCTGGCGAAATGCTCGATCGCTATGCCGATCTGCAGTTGCTCGATTACGGCTTCGTGTATCACCGCGATGCGCAATTCCCGGCAGATGATGTCACCTGGTTTTTATTGGAAAAGCGCCCTTGAGCAACGTCGCAATCATCCCGGCCCGTGGCGGCAGCAAACGCATCCCGCGCAAGAATCTTGCGCTGTTTGACGGCGTGCCGATGATTGTCCGCTCGATCCGCACGGCACTGGATTCAGGCGTGTTCGATCAGGTCGTGGTCAGTACCGACGACGCGCAGATCGCCGATGTCGCGCGGGCGCATGGCGCGCAGGTGCCGTTCCTGCGCCCGGCGGAGTTGGCCGATGATTTCACCGGCACCGCAGCCGTGATCGTGCACGCCTTGCAGCAACTGCCAGCCTTCGATTACGCCTGTTGCGTGTACGCCACGGCGCCGCTGTTGCAGGCGTCTTATCTGCGCGAGGGATTCGAGTTGCTGAAGCTGCATCCGGACAAGTCATTTGCCTTCTCGGTTTGCAGTTTCGGTTTTCCGGTGCAGCGAGCGCTGACGCTGGACGGGCAGGGCGCGCTCACGGCGTTGTACCCGGAGTTTCGCAACACCCGCTCGCAGGATTTGCCCGAAGCGTTTCAGGATGCCGGCCAGTTTTACTGGGGGCGCAGCGACGCCTGGTTGCGCAGCGAAGTGGTTTATTCGTCGGCGAGTCTTCCAGTGATTTTGCCGCGACATCTGGTGCAGGACATCGATACGCCTGAAGACTGGAAGCGCGCCGAATACCTTTACGCCGCGCTCAAGGCCGGCGGAGAGCTGCGATGAGAGTGCTGATTCGCGCCGACGCCTCGCCGACCATTGGCAGCGGCCACATTGCCCGGTGTCTGACCTTGGCTCGCGTGCTGCGCGAGCAGGGCAGTCATGTCGCGTTTGCTTGTCGGCGCTTGCCGGGACATCGGCTCGACGTCCTGAGCGAGGAAGGTTTCGAGACCTTCGCGCTACCGGATTTCTACCCCGATGAAGACCCGCAACAAGCCATCGAATCGATGCTGCCGTGGCAGGCCGACATCGATGCATTGGGCGCGTTACTGCAAGGTCATGGCGAATTCGACTGGATTATCGTCG of the Pseudomonas sp. Seg1 genome contains:
- the pseB gene encoding UDP-N-acetylglucosamine 4,6-dehydratase (inverting); this translates as MFNGKSIFISGGTGSFGRKFIARLLEQYQPKRVVVFSRDELKQYEMQQTFNAPCMRYFIGDVRDAERLRQAMRGIDYVVHAAALKQVPAAEYNPTECIRTNVNGAENIIAAAIDNGVKKVVALSTDKAASPINLYGATKLLSDKLFVAANNIAGEQETRFAVVRYGNVAGSRGSVVPFFSKLIADGAEQLPITDERMTRFWITLDHGVQFVLDSFARMHGGEVFVPKIPSIRIVDLAHGMAEHLPHKNVGIRPGEKLHELMVPLDDARMTLEFADHYTIQPSIRFTSVDVDFAVDKLGERGHAVSEDFEYRSDTNPHFLSVGQIADLHAKLSA
- the pseC gene encoding UDP-4-amino-4,6-dideoxy-N-acetyl-beta-L-altrosamine transaminase; this translates as MIPYGRQSLDQADIDAVVEVLQSDWLTQGPSIERFEQAMAERCQADYAVAVSNATAALHIACLAAGLGPGDRLWTTPNTFLASANCGRYCGAEVDFVDIDPLTWNLDVVALQAKLEQAEHDGTLPKVLIAVAFSGQSCDMRKIAELAERYNFTVIEDASHAVGASYAGRPVGCGEFAAMTVFSFHPVKIITSGEGGMVLTNRAQLAERLQRLRSHGMTRDPQQMTEPSHGPWYYQQIELGFNYRITDLQAALGLSQLAKLDDFIARRRELAARYERLLAYLPLTLPSAQPEAESAWHLYVVRLQTERVGLTHRQVFEGLRAAGIGVNLHYIPVHLQPYYRDLGFAEGDFPEAERYYAEAISLPLYPLLSEEQQDHVIEQLRRLTE
- a CDS encoding pseudaminic acid biosynthesis-associated methylase — encoded protein: MRELSEQEKFWQGDFGNQYVDRNIGKPLVAANLALFDRALTRAARIASVVELGTNAGNNLQALHQLLPQSELFGVEINECACAQARALDIAQIWHGSLFDFPRERTYDLSLTKGVLIHLAPELLASAYAQLYALSRRYILIAEYYSPVPMEVSYRGNSGKLFKRDFAGEMLDRYADLQLLDYGFVYHRDAQFPADDVTWFLLEKRP
- the pseF gene encoding pseudaminic acid cytidylyltransferase; this translates as MSNVAIIPARGGSKRIPRKNLALFDGVPMIVRSIRTALDSGVFDQVVVSTDDAQIADVARAHGAQVPFLRPAELADDFTGTAAVIVHALQQLPAFDYACCVYATAPLLQASYLREGFELLKLHPDKSFAFSVCSFGFPVQRALTLDGQGALTALYPEFRNTRSQDLPEAFQDAGQFYWGRSDAWLRSEVVYSSASLPVILPRHLVQDIDTPEDWKRAEYLYAALKAGGELR